In Euphorbia lathyris chromosome 9, ddEupLath1.1, whole genome shotgun sequence, the following are encoded in one genomic region:
- the LOC136207178 gene encoding probable aldo-keto reductase 1 — protein MAEQQGILIPKVKLGCQGFEVSKLGFGCMGLTGVYNAPIAEEDGISIIKEAFNRGITFFDTSDVYGPLTNELLLAKALKQLPRERIQLATKFGVAVANGSSFVNASINGKPEYVRACCEASLKRLDVEYIDLYYVHRIDTTVPIEETMGELKKLVEEGKINYIGLSEASPDTLRRAHAVHPITAVQMEWSIWTRDLEEDIIPICRELGIGVVPYSPIGRGFFGGKAVTQSLDSGSSLKIHPRFSEENVEKNKVFYTRIENIARKYGCSPVQLALAWVLNQGDDVVPIPGTTKIKNLKENIEALRIKLTKEELKEISDGVPINEVAGVRSFNMSNTYKFANTPLP, from the exons ATGGCAGAGCAACAAGGAATTCTTATCCCAAAAGTAAAATTGGGTTGCCAAGGCTTTGAG GTGTCAAAATTAGGGTTTGGATGTATGGGACTTACTGGTGTTTACAATGCGCCTATCGCCGAAGAAGATGGAATTTCAATCATAAAGGAAGCATTCAATAGAGGAATTACATTTTTCGACACTTCTGATGTTTATGGTCCCCTTACTAATGAACTCTTACTCGCCAAG GCATTGAAGCAACTGCCGAGAGAGAGAATCCAATTGGCTACAAAATTTGGTGTGGCTGTGGCGAACGGCTCTAGTTTTGTGAATGCTTCAATCAACGGCAAACCTGAATATGTTCGGGCTTGCTGCGAGGCTAGCTTGAAGCGACTGGATGTGGAATATATCGATCTCTACTATGTACATCGTATTGACACTACAGTACCGATTGAGGAAACT ATGGGGGAGCTGAAGAAGTTAGTGGaagaaggaaaaataaattacatTGGATTATCTGAAGCAAGTCCTGACACACTAAGGAGAGCACATGCTGTTCATCCTATTACTGCAGTCcaaatggaatggtcaatttgGACTCGTGATCTTGAGGAAGATATAATCCCAATTTGCAG GGAACTTGGAATAGGAGTAGTTCCATATAGCCCTATCGGCCGAGGTTTCTTCGGTGGCAAAGCAGTGACTCAAAGTTTGGATTCCGGGAGTTCACTG AAAATTCATCCAAGGTTTAGTGAAGAGAATGTTGAAAAGAATAAGGTATTTTATACTCGAATTGAAAATATAGCCAGAAAGTATGGATGCAGTCCTGTTCAGCTTGCTCTTGCTTGGGTTCTCAATCAAGGAGATGATGTTGTTCCTATCCCTG GAACAACCAAGATTAAGAATCTGAAGGAGAATATAGAAGCATTGAGAATTAAGTTAACAAAAGAAGAGTTGAAGGAGATTTCTGATGGTGTGCCCATTAATGAAGTAGCTGGAGTTAGATCCTTTAATATGAGCAATACTTATAAATTTGCTAATACTCCATTGCCCTAA